A single region of the Serinus canaria isolate serCan28SL12 chromosome 1, serCan2020, whole genome shotgun sequence genome encodes:
- the EDNRB gene encoding endothelin receptor type B, with product MPALLLLLLLSCRAAAAEGDGSLLRPGPGRQSAAAAPPTAPTPALRGAEHNASRPAALPKGPGPAAGRPRSASPPMCTGQTEIKETFKYINTVVSCLVFVLGIIGNSTLLRIIYKNKCMRNGPNILIASLALGDLLHIIIDIPINVYKLLAEDWPFGVEMCKLVPFIQKASVGITVLSLCALSIDRYRAVASWSRIKGIGVPKWTAVEIVLIWVISVILAVPEAIAFDMITMEYRGRYLRICLLHPTQKTSFMMFYKQAKDWWLFSFYFCLPLAITAFFYTLMTCEMLRKKSGMQIALNDHLKQRREVAKTVFCLVLVFALCWLPLHLSRILKLTIYDQKDPNRCELLSFFLVMDYIGINMASLNSCINPIALYLVSKRFQNCFKSCLCCWCQSKDLLSLEERQSCLKFKANDHGYDNFRSSNKYSSS from the exons ATGCCcgccctcctcctgctgctgctcctcagctgccgcgccgccgccgccgaggGGGACGGCTCCCTGCTCCGGCCGGGCCCGGGCAGGCAGAGCGCGGCCGCCGCTCCCCCGACGGCCCCGACCCCCGCGCTGCGCGGCGCCGAGCACAACGCGTCCCGCCCGGCCGCGCTGCCCAAGGGCCCGGGGCCGGCTGCGGGGCGGCCGCGCTCCGCCTCGCCCCCCATGTGCACCGGGCAGACGGAGATCAAGGAGACTTTCAAGTACATCAACACGGTCGTGTCCTGCCTGGTCTTCGTCCTGGGCATCATCGGCAACTCCACGCTGCTGCGGATCATCTACAAGAACAAGTGCATGAGGAACGGCCCCAACATTCTCATCGCCAGCTTGGCCTTGGGCGACCTGCTCCACATCATCATCGACATCCCCATCAATGTCTACAAG ctACTTGCAGAGGACTGGCCCTTTGGTGTTGAAATGTGCAAATTAGTGCCCTTCATTCAAAAGGCATCGGTGGGCATCACAGTGCTGAGCTTGTGTGCCCTCAGTATAGACAG GTACCGAGCAGTCGCTTCTTGGAGTCGCATTAAAGGAATTGGAGTGCCGAAGTGGACTGCTGTGGAGATTGTCCTCATCTGGGTCATATCAGTGATCCTGGCTGTTCCAGAAGCTATTGCATTTGACATGATTACAATGGAGTACAGAGGAAGGTATCTTAGAATCTGCTTGCTTCACCCCACACAGAAAACATCCTTTATGATG ttttaCAAGCAAGCTAAAGACTGGTGGCtgttcagcttttatttctgtttgccaCTGGCTATCACAGCATTTTTCTATACTCTCATGACTTGTGAGATGTTACGAAAGAAAAGTGGGATGCAAATTGCTTTAAATGACCACTTAAAACAG agaCGTGAGGTGGCCAAAACTGTGTTCTGTCTGGTACTTGTTTTTGCCTTGTGTTGGCTCCCACTACACTTAAGCAGAATCTTGAAACTCACTATTTATGATCAGAAGGACCCCAACAGATGTGAACTTCTGAG CTTTTTTCTTGTGATGGACTATATCGGCATTAACATGGCTTCACTGAACTCCTGCATCAATCCAATAGCTCTGTATTTGGTGAGCAAAAGATTCCAAAACTGCTTTAAG tCATGCTTGTGTTGCTGGTGCCAGTCCAAAGATCTGTTGTCCCTGGAGGAAAGGCAGTCCTGTTTAAAGTTCAAAGCTAATGATCACGGATATGATAATTTCCGCTCCAGTAACAAGTACAGCTCTTCATAA